A part of Miscanthus floridulus cultivar M001 chromosome 6, ASM1932011v1, whole genome shotgun sequence genomic DNA contains:
- the LOC136459533 gene encoding myb-related protein 308-like: MGRSPCCEKAHTNKGAWTKEEDQRLIAYIKAYGEGCWRSLPKAADLLRCGKSCRLRWMNYLRPDLKRGNFTDDDDEIIIKLHALLGNKWSLIAGQLPGRTDNEIKNYWNTHIKRKLLSRGIDPQTHRPLSGGSAAAGSGLTSSSTAGFPSPAPAPTRPARPAIAIPPNVMFARPAPPDDGHSSSGGSTDAPRCPDLNLDLDLSVGPPCSPPKTPAAAVSTPTSQQQQRTTICLCYHLGVRGGEACSCKTAASPAGFRFLRPLEEGQYI; the protein is encoded by the exons ATGGGGAGGTCTCCGTGCTGCGAGAAGGCGCACACGAACAAGGGCGCGTGGACCAAGGAGGAGGACCAGCGCCTGATCGCCTACATCAAGGCGTACGGCGAGGGGTGCTGGCGCTCGCTGCCCAAGGCCGCGGACCTCCTCCGCTGCGGCAAGAGCTGCAGGCTGCGCTGGATGAACTACCTCCGCCCAGACCTCAAGCGCGGCAACttcaccgacgacgacgacgagatcATCATCAAGCTCCACGCCCTGCTCGGCAACAA GTGGTCGCTCATCGCGGGGCAGCTGCCCGGCCGGACGGACAACGAGATCAAGAACTACTGGAACACGCACATCAAGCGCAAGCTGCTGAGCCGCGGCATCGACCCGCAGACGCACCGCCCGCTCAGCGGCGGCAGCGCCGCCGCGGGCAGCGGGCTCACCTCGTCCAGCACCGCCGGCTTCCCGTCGCCAGCGCCAGCACCCACCAGGCCCGCGCGCCCGGCCATCGCCATCCCGCCCAATGTGATGTTCGCGCGCCCGGCGCCGCCGGACGACGGCCACAGCAGCAGCGGCGGGAGCACGGACGCGCCGCGGTGCCCCGACCTCAACCTGGACCTGGACCTGTCCGTGGGCCCGCCGTGCTCGCCGCCCAAGACGCCGGCGGCCGCCGTGTCCACGCCCacgtcgcagcagcagcagcggacgACCATCTGCCTGTGCTACCACCTCGGTGTCCGCGGCGGAGAGGCCTGCAGCTGCAAGACCGCCGCGTCGCCAGCGGGGTTCCGGTTTCTCCGGCCGCTAGAGGAGGGCCAGTACATATAG